Proteins found in one Triticum aestivum cultivar Chinese Spring chromosome 4D, IWGSC CS RefSeq v2.1, whole genome shotgun sequence genomic segment:
- the LOC123098490 gene encoding leucine-rich repeat extensin-like protein 5, whose amino-acid sequence METLVISQHRSHHHHHHSGRRRKPSPHTSSPQPMRGYHAFNCRAFHSSISIGILPSPPPPPPPPAPRARTYSPEPKTPKQQLHNGKKRSRAIPITPSGSPPSRPELWAGPAYSNSPPPSSLPIPKFSLHQKRSVSLELPPADRLEHVEVLVHAKSAPSTPTAGSGFGFFGDNDTAIATENLRRILNLEITED is encoded by the coding sequence ATGGAGACTCTGGTCATCTCACAGCATcgcagccaccaccaccaccaccactctggTCGCCGGAGGAAGCCATCCCCGCACACCTCATCGCCTCAGCCCATGCGTGGCTACCACGCATTCAACTGCCGTGCCTTCCACTCCAGTATCAGCATCGGCATCCTGCCGtccccgcccccacccccacccccgcctgCCCCCCGGGCTCGGACCTACTCCCCGGAGCCCAAGACGCCCAAGCAGCAGCTGCACAATGGCAAAAAGCGCAGCCGGGCGATCCCTATAACTCCATCAGGATCTCCTCCTTCCCGTCCTGAGCTTTGGGCTGGCCCGGCATACTCCAACTCGCCGCCACCCAGCTCGCTGCCGATTCCCAAGTTCTCGCTCCACCAGAAGCGCAGTGTCTCACTTGAGTTGCCACCTGCTGATAGGCTAGAGCATGTGGAGGTGCTTGTGCATGCCAAGTCTGCACCTTCGACACCCACTGCTGGCTCAGGATTTGGCTTCTTTGGTGACAATGATACTGCCATTGCCACAGAGAATCTGAGGAGGAtccttaatttggaaatcaccgAGGACTGA
- the LOC123100258 gene encoding uncharacterized protein gives MEPVESAKCECCELREDCTRGYIVGVKADFGGRWLCGLCSEAVREEGRKLGMEAALQDHMAFCAGWCRGKDPALRVADGMREMLLRRRRPISISK, from the coding sequence ATGGAGCCGGTGGAGTCGGCCAAGTGCGAGTGCTGCGAGCTGCGGGAGGACTGCACCCGGGGGTACATCGTGGGCGTCAAGGCCGACTTCGGCGGGCGGTGGCTGTGCGGGCTCTGCTCCGAGGCGGTGAGGGAGGAGGGCAGGAAGCTTGGGATGGAGGCGGCGCTGCAGGACCACATGGCCTTCTGCGCCGGCTGGTGCCGCGGCAAGGACCCCGCGCTCCGGGTCGCCGACGGCATGCGCGAGatgctgctccgccgccgccggcccatcTCCATCTCCAAGTGA
- the LOC123098491 gene encoding probable RNA helicase SDE3 → MGHHSDDEYSVAGDKPEVEFMDFQNDNTLQDYQSDDGPVVVTAPFPFVNGKPKSVLVGQTSADAICIENTSCEPVNLWSVRIFSSNPEDSYVLSMMRPPLNDSDEAAKKAFLGLTSVEDRTLQPGQTLTIWLSCMPKDIGLHTSIVHVDIGDEKIERVAFLLADDNVSMALSSDKPYSRRQGSQRKQFECNTFVPGSRPIRQHTQGFKYKLPQYAIPVEIRELIECKQRPDVLSEELSMMNYAKFFSTLLVMEELNLEEEMRSYDMERVSMRRRGNDYLSLEVPGLAEKRPSLVHGDYIIARHAGSDARPYQGYIHKVEADEIFLRFDDQFHHAHHDRNKYDVSFTYNRLNMRRQYRSVHDAELIGPDILFPSLSRYRSVKKVPFKPLNPNINTEQADAVGMILGCRGVTPYVIYGPPGTGKTMTLVEAILQLYKSNRRANVLICAASNSAADHVLEKLLSSSYPIRPSDIFRLNAPSRQYDDVNPDFIRFCFFEDMVFKCPPMRALMRYKIVISTYMSSSTLQAEGIRPGHFTHIFLDEAGQSSEPEAMVPLAALCGRDAVVVLAGDPMQLGPVVFCKQADQDGLGKSYLQRLLGEFEQYHSGDPNYVTKLLRNYRCHPAILELPSQLFYEGELIPCKGDEVPSVYDCIGLPNKSFPVLFVGIQGCDEREGNNPSWFNRIEVSKVVNIIRTLTRNGDVSEADIGVITPYRQQVNKIKKALETFEMPDLRVGSVEQFQGQEREVIIISTVRSTVKHNEFDRFFNLGFLSNYRRFNVAITRAKSLLIIVGNPHIITKDRHWDKLLRYCADNGSYQGCPLPPPEEEVRYSGYGDTRDQPAGDGWGYNQEEPANHIHNQDPSDSGFRHDNGRSSTAHEEEWSEEWSKKKPDGDFHSYPDAGAEPQEETQQKQQHVEEGATTTGQDGVQAAQCSANDVDGVVQDAYVQKYTFPPGWGDVSSIPATGWE, encoded by the exons ATGGGGCATCATTCAGATGATGAGTACTCAGTAGCTGGTGATAAGCCGGAAGTAGAGTTCATGGATTTTCAGAATGACAACACTCTTCAGGACTATCAATCTGATGATGGTCCCGTGGTTGTTACAGCTCCTTTCCCTTTCGTGAACGGAAAGCCTAAATCTGTCCTTGTTGGACAAACATCTGCAGACGCCATTTGCATAGAGAATACCTCTTGTGAGCCTGTAAATTTGTGGAGTGTGAGAATATTCTCTTCAAATCCAGAAGATAGTTATGTCTTGTCAATGATGAGACCACCATTGAATGATTCCGATGAAGCGGCAAAGAAGGCTTTTCTTGGTTTGACTTCTGTGGAAGATCGTACACTTCAGCCTGGACAAACCCTAACCATTTGGCTGTCCTGTATGCCAAAAGACATTGGTTTGCATACATCAATCGTGCATGTTGATATTGGGGATGAGAAGATTGAGCGTGTGGCTTTTCTGTTGGCCGATGATAATGTTTCGATGGCCTTATCTTCTGATAAACCTTATTCCAGGAGACAAGGCTCTCAAAGGAAGCAATTTGAGTGTAATACATTTGTGCCAGGTAGCCGGCCAATTCGGCAGCACACTCAAGGATTCAAGTATAAGCTACCTCAGTATGCAATACCTGTGGAAATCCGTGAGCTCATTGAATGCAAACAGAGACCTGATGTCCTATCTGAAGAGCTGAGCATGATGAACTATGCAAAGTTCTTTAGCACTCTTTTAGTCATGGAAGAACTTAATTTGGAG GAGGAGATGAGATCGTACGACATGGAGCGTGTGTCAATGAGAAGGAGGGGTAATGATTATTTGTCTCTTGAGGTCCCTGGTTTGGCAGAAAAAAGGCCTTCGCTAGTCCATGGTGACTATATAATTGCCAGACATGCTGGGAGTGATGCTAGGCCTTATCAG GGCTACATTCACAAGGTTGAAGCTGATGAGATATTTTTGAGGTTTGATGATCAGTTTCACCACGCTCACCATGACAGGAATAAGTATGATGTTAGCTTCACATATAATAGATTGAACATGAGAAGGCAATATAGGTCTGTTCATGATGCAGAACTTATTGGACCTGACATTCTATTTCCCTCCCTATCACGGTATAGAAGTGTGAAGAAGGTGCCATTTAAACCTCTGAACCCGAACATAAACACTGAGCAAGCTGATGCAGTTGGGATGATACTTGGCTGCCGAGGGGTTACACCATACGTGATTTATGGACCTCCAGGAACTGGCAAGACCATGACCCTTGTCGAGGCGATTTTGCAGCTTTATAAATCCAATAGGAGGGCAAATGTTCTCATATGTGCTGCTTCCAATAGTGCTGCTGACCATGTATTGGAAAAACTGTTGAGTTCTAGCTACCCGATCCGCCCAAGTGATATCTTTAGGCTAAATGCTCCTAGTCGTCAGTATGACGATGTTAATCCTGATTTCATacggttctgcttctttgaagataTGGTGTTCAAGTGCCCTCCAATGCGAGCATTAATGCGCTACAAGATAGTTATATCGACCTACATGAGTTCATCAACCCTACAGGCCGAGGGTATTCGCCCGGGGCATTTCACACACATTTTCTTGGATGAGGCCGGTCAATCTTCTGAACCAGAGGCAATGGTTCCTTTGGCAGCTTTGTGTGGAAGAGACGCAGTGGTTGTGTTAGCAGGAGATCCTATGCAATTAGGGCCGGTGGTTTTTTGTAAACAGGCGGATCAGGATGGTTTGGGCAAATCTTATCTGCAAAGGCTGCTCGGTGAATTTGAGCAGTACCATTCAGGGGATCCTAACTACGTGACGAAGCTATTGAGGAACTATCGTTGCCATCCAGCGATCCTAGAGCTGCCGTCACAGCTTTTCTACGAGGGTGAACTTATCCCCTGTAAGGGAGATGAAGTGCCATCTGTTTACGATTGCATTGGCCTTCCCAATAAGTCATTCCCTGTTCTGTTTGTTGGGATCCAGGGATGCGATGAGAGAGAAGGAAACAATCCATCATGGTTCAACAGAATCGAAGTTAGTAAAGTAGTAAATATCATCAGGACTCTGACAAGGAATGGCGATGTCAGTGAGGCTGATATTGGTGTCATTACTCCATATCGTCAACAAGTTAATAAGATAAAGAAGGCCCTAGAGACGTTTGAAATGCCCGACCTAAGAGTGGGAAGTGTCGAGCAATTCCAGGGCCAAGAAAGGGAAGTGATCATCATCTCGACAGTCAGGTCAACCGTTAAGCACAACGAGTTTGACAGATTCTTCAACCTGGGGTTCCTGAGCAACTATAGAAGGTTCAATGTTGCAATTACTCGTGCCAAATCGTTGCTCATTATCGTCGGAAACCCCCACATCATCACTAAG GATCGGCACTGGGATAAGCTCCTGAGGTACTGCGCAGACAATGGTTCTTATCAAGGATGTCCACTCCCCCCACCAGAAGAAGAGGTCAGATACTCGGGATACGGCGACACCCGAGACCAGCCTGCTGGTGATGGTTGGGGGTACAACCAAGAGGAGCCAGCAAACCACATCCACAATCAAGACCCGTCTGACAGTGGCTTCCGACACGACAATGGCCGGTCCTCAACCGCACATGAAGAAGAATGGTCCGAAGAATGGTCCAAGAAGAAGCCAGACGGGGACTTCCATTCATATCCAGACGCAGGAGCAGAACCTCAGGAGGAGACACAGCAGAAGCAGCAGCACGTCGAGGAAGGGGCTACTACTACCGGGCAGGACGGCGTGCAGGCTGCCCAGTGCTCAGCCAACGACGTCGACGGTGTGGTCCAAGACGCATATGTGCAGAAGTACACGTTTCCTCCCGGTTGGGGTGACGTCTCGAGCATCCCCGCGACAGGCTGGGAGTGA